CCACTCTCGTGCAAATTCCCCATCTTGAATTTCTTCAAGAAGTTCCTCCATATTCTCACGAGCAGTCTCATCGACAACTTCTTCACCACGTGAAAGACCACCATATTCGGCGGTATCGGAGACAGAGTCCCACATCTCTGCAAGTCCGCCCTCATACATTAGGTCAACAATAAGCTTGAGCTCATTGAGACATTCAAAGTATGCAATTTCTGGGCTGTATCCATTTTCAACCAGCGTATCGTAGCCGGCCTTAACAAGCGCAGTTGCGCCACCGCAGAGAACAGCCTGTTCTCCAAAGAGATCAGACTCAACCTCTTCTTGGAATGATGTTTCAATGACACCAGCACGGGCACAGCCAATACCTTGTGCATAAGCAAGCGCTTCATCAGCCGCTTCGCCGGTCGCGTCTTGGTAGATAGCCATCAAAGCAGGGGTTCCTTCGTCTTGCTCATAATTTCGGCGAACAAGGTGTCCAGGGCTCTTTGGTGCCACCATAGTCACGTCAACATCTTCTGGTGGTTGAATCTGGTTGTAGTGGATATTGAAGCCATGTGCAAATTGCAACGTGTCGCCGGGCTCAAGGTTTGGCTTGATGGCCGTTTCGTAAACATCCGGCTGAACGGTGTCTGGAAGCAGTACGGAAACAATGTCAGCCTGTTCAGCAGCAGAGCTTGGTGTTGCAACCTCAAGACCGGCATCACGAGCTGCCTCGCGTGAAGAAGAGCCTTCACGAAGACCAACAACAACATCAATGCCAGAATCATTCAGATTCTGGGCGTGAGCATGGCCTTGACTTCCATAGCCAAGTACAGCAACGGTTTTGTTTTCAATGTTCGAGCGATCCGCGTCGTTATCATAGTATACGGGTACAGTAAATTCGTCTGTCATAATTATTTGCTATCGGGTTGGTAATCGTACAGCACTATTTTACAAGCATCGATTTGTTAGTCGTCAGCCTCAACGGGGGGGAGGTTATCAACTTTGGCATTCCATTCATCTTCAACAGGCGCAGTCCAGTCGGTACCACGTGCAATTGCCGCTGTTCCAGTACGGGTAACTTCACGGACACCGAACCGTTCAAATGCATCGACAGCAGCATTCAGCTTTGGTCGGCTGCCAGTGATCTCAACGGTTACAGTTTCTTGGCCAGCATCAACAGCTTGTCCACCATACATCTCTGCAACGGATTGGACAGCATCGGGACTCTCAGCATCAACCTTAATTAAGGCGAGTTCGCGCTGAACAGCATTATCCTTGAGCTCACGAACAGCAATCACAGGGACAAGCTTTCGAAGTTGTTTTTTTGCCTGTTGGACGCCAGGGCGAGGTTCTTCAATAACGAGGGTAATCCGTGCCTGAGATGGGTCTTCAGTTGGACCAACAGTCAGACTCTCGATATTGAACTGCCGGCGGCGGAAGAGGCTAGCAACCTGTGCTAGAACTCCGGGTTTATGCTTAACTAGCGCTGAAAGTACAGCGCGTTCTGGGTCTGGACTAGCCTGTGCATCAGGGTCAATACGAATACCCTGCTTATTACGGCGTCCACGAGGTTTGGGTCGTTCATCAGGAGCCGGTCCTTCTAACGCTTGGGGGTCACTTTCGTCACTCATTGTTCGTAATTGTTTAGTTAAAGTTGGTTCTTGGACAGTGCGAACTCAGCGTTGTTACCGCCGCTTGGAACCATCGGATAGACGTTTGCTTCAGGGTCGATGCGTGCATCAATCACGGATGGGCCGTCATACTCGACTGCTTCTTGGATGGTTTCTGCAACCTCGTCATATTCTTCGATGGAGAAGCCAGCAGCACCAAAAGCTTCAGCGAGCTTATCGAACTCTGGCATCCAGTTGTAGTCAGACGCAACATGTCGGCCACCGAAGAACGCGTCTTGCCACTGTCGGACCATGCCAATGTATTCGTTGTTCAGAACAACATACGTGATATCAAGATCCTCACGGACCGCCACAGTAAGTTCCTGAATTGTCATCAGGAATGACCCATCACCATCAAATCCAATGACGGTTTGGTCATCGTCAGCAGCATATCGAGCGCCGATTGCTGCTGGAACGCAATATCCCATTGCTCCGAGGCCCTGTGAAGAGACCCATGTTTGAGGTTCCTTATATGTCCAATATTGACAGGCCCACATTTGATGCTGTCCAACACCAGTAACGACAATGGTATCATCATCTGTCGCTTCGTCGGTTGCTTCAACAACGAACTCTGGTTGGACGGGACGATCATCGGGGGTTGGGTACCCCATTGGGAAGTTGTCTTTCCAATCCATAACCTGTGATCGCCAGTCATCGATAGCAGGGTCAGTATTCATCTCGTCGGTTATAGCCTCAACTGATGCACCCGCATCCCCGACGACTGGGTAGTCGGCCTTGATATTTTTGGAGATTTCTGCCGGATCAATATCGATATGGACAACTTCGGCATTTGGAGCAAACGTTTCAATGCCGCCAGTTAGTCGATCGTCAAACCGGGTTCCAACTCCAATCAGCAGATCACAATGAGAGATAGCCATGTTAGCGTATCCGGTACCGTGCATGCCGGCCATCTCAAGTGACAACTTGTGGTCTTCAGGGAAGGATCCAAGACCAGGCATTGTGGTCGTAATAGGAATCCCATACTCCGTTGCAAATTCGCGGAGTTCCTTGCTTGCTTCAGACTTAATAACACCGCCACCAGCAAGGATCAATGGCTTATCAGCTTGCTCAATTGCGCGAGCAGCATCCTCAACTGCACCGCGGTCCGGCTCTGTCCTGTACTCATAAGTGTCTGGCGTGGACGGAACATCTGGACCTTCGGAAACCTCAGTTGTTGTCACATCTTTTGGTAGGTCAACAAGCGTCGGTCCGGGCCGACCCTCTCGTGAAAGTGCGATAGCTTCGCCAACATCGTTGCCGACTTCCTCTGGGTCAGCCGAGAAGATATTATGTTTTGTGATTGGATCGGTGATACCTGTCGTATCCACTTCCTGAAATGCATCATTTCCGACAAAATCTGTAGCCACTTGGCCTGTTAGAGCAACAACCGGATCTGAGTCCATTTTTGCATCCGCAATGCCAGTAATCAGATTTGTCGCACCAGGGCCAGATGTAGCCATGCACACACCCGGGTCATTTGAGACCATACCGTATCCATCAGCGGCATGTGCAGCACCTTGTTCGTGGGCCATAGTAATGTGGTTGAGCTCGTCAGAATAGTGCAGTTCATCATAAACCGGCATGATAGCACCACCCTGGATACCAAACAGATACTCGACATCAGCCTGCTCAAGTGCTTTAATGACTGACTCAGCACCGGTTGAAACCTCGTCGGTATCAGCTTGCTCGTTGTCTGCCTGTTCTGCTGCCGTTTCTGTTTCAGGGCGAACGTGTGCTTGCTCGCTCATGGGTGGTCACCATATAGTTTGAAAGTAGTTTGCGAACGATACTGTCGTAAGTTGTTAGATGTATGATTCATTGGTAATGGGGTATTGGATGGTTGTTGAAAACCGTCGAACGTTACGTCAGGTGAAAATAGTTGGTGAGGGGCTATGCAGCCCCTACAATAATAGCTACAGGAAGTACACGAGCAGCGTCGCTGTTGGAGATGAGAGAACTTCCAACGAACTGACGCTGATTCATTACCTGTAAAGGATGTCTCTCTACTCTTTAAGCTTTCGTAATTATTTTTGTAAATACTCTCAGCTTGACGATGGACATCTACCGGTCGCTTTGCGAGTTTGATCATGGCAAGTATTCTACTGGATTAGGCGTGGATTTCGTCTTCCTCTTCGCGTGGTACTCCAATTTCGCGTGCAAACCGTCGGAGTTCCTCAACCGTGACTCGGTTTTTCTCCGCACCATAATCCTTGACTCGCCGGGTAACCGCTTTGACCTGTTCTTCTGATGGGTCAAAGCCAGCCTCAGCGAGCCGCTTCCGGACTGAGTTAGTTCCGGTGTGCTTGCCAAGTACGAGTTGACGTTCTGCCCCGACCATTTCAGGAGTCATAACGCCAGGCTCGAACGTGTCGGAATTTTCAATGACACCAGCGGCGTGAATACCACTTTCATGTGAGAAGGCGTTACGACCAACAACGGGCTTGTTCGCAGGGGTGGGAACATCGCTTTTTTCCTCGACAACGCGAGAAAGTTCAGTAATACGGGTTGTATCAATCCCAGTATCAACCTGATATAGAGACTCAAGTGCCATTACAACCTCCTCGTAGGCTGCGTTACCAGCGCGTTCACCAATCGAATTAACTGACACCTGAGCCTGATCTGCCCCAGCTTCGAAACCAGCAATAGCATTAGCCGTTGCCATCCCGAAATCGTCGTGTGCGTGTACATCAATGCGAGCATCGGTGTGTGCTCGCACTGTTTCAATTAAATCGTACATACGCCGCGGAGCGGCAACGCCTGTTGTATCAGGAATATTAATCCAGTCGGTTCCTGCCTCGGTTACGGCTTCAATGACTTCAATTAAGAATTGTTCGTCAGTTCGCGTCGCATCCATCGGTGAAAACATACAGGTCGCACCTGCATCGACAATCTGTTCGACAGATTTGACGGCTCGTTCCAATACATCCTCACGGGTTGCATGCATTGAGTCTTCAATTTGCACATCACTTGTCGATACAAACGTATGGACCATCTCAGCACCGCTGTCAAGCGCAGCTTCGATGTCTTTCTCGACCACACGCGCCAATCCAGCAACAGTGGTGTCTGTGGATTCAGCGATATCTTGTACAGCTTCAAACTCGGCATCAGAATTAACTGGGAAACCAGCCTCAATGACATGCGTTCCCATGTCGTCGAGCAACGCGGCTATTTCTCGTTTATCTTCGTATGAAAACGAGGTACGTGGTGACTGCTCACCATCACGGAGTGTAGTATCAAAAATCCGTGCGTCATCAATCTCGTTAGTTGAGTCCAGCGTGCCCTTGAAGAACTCGACCCCCCTGACTGGTGTCAGAGGACGTGTCGTTGTGAGACATTGTAATAAGACAGTTGATGAGTATACATTTAAATCTAACCATCGATTGTCAGGTGTGTGAACATTTCTAATTTGGTTAGAAAGCAGAAATATTGCACATCCCAGAGAAAACAGCGAAGGGCAAAGAACCAACAATCCTGATTACTAATATATCAGTAAGTGACTATGAGCGATTTCGGCCTTGACTTACAGACGGTTGAACAAGAAATACAAAATCAACAAGACGCCACGGCTCGTGAAGATGAGAAAACAAAAAATACAGAAGACACAGGTGAGGAAACCCGTCGTATTGTCCTTGATGTATTAGATGGTACGGCAAATACTGACGAATGGACATCATTAGTACAATCAGGAACACCGCTGGTACTTGCTGTAGAGGGTGACATCGAAGAAGGCGCTTCACCGTTCGTTCGTGAGATAGTTGAAATGGGTGGAGATATCGTGCATTTTCGATCGTTCCTCATTGTTGTTCCACCAGAGGTCGAGATCGACAATAGCCGGCTCTGATAGCTACGTACAGGAGTACTACGACAATTGTTAGTTCAGAAAGAATCGATTTTAGCCCCCATTTACGACATCCAGTTTGTGCTAATTTGATTGCAGCACGGGGATGCATTTACCATGTGTCCACACATATATGATAACAAGAATCATGGCGAATCATGATGACTCCGCAGAATTAGCAATTGTTGGATCATTTAATGGAAATATGACATGGATGGCCTATCCAGAAGAAACAATGGAACGTGCAAGTCACGTGCTGGAAGACAAAGGAGAGCTCTGGATTATCGATCCTGTTGATCAGTCAGGACTTGACGAGGAGTTATCTGACCGTGGAGAAGTCAAGGGTGTCGTGGTACTGCTGGATCGGCACAAACGAGATGCAGCAGAGATTGCAAAGCGATTTGATGTACCAGTATATGTCCCGGCAGTGATGAGTGATATCGAGACAGAAATTGACGCCAAGACAGTACAGTTTACTGGGGAGCTTGCGGAAACAGGTTACCTGTCACGTGTTATTCTTGATACTCCATTCTGGACCGAAGTCGCATTATATCACGATCAAAAGCGGATGCTAGTTATCCCAGAAGCAGTCGGAACTGCCTCATATTTTCTAGCAGATTCAGAGCGACTTGGTGTTCATCCGATGTTGCGGATGACCCCTCCCCGGGATGCCCTACGTAATATAGATCCAGAACGAATCCTTGTTGGTCACGGCAGACCGATTCTAGACAACGGAGAAACAGCATTAGAGGAAGCATTGGCGGGTTCAAGGAGAAATGCCCCGGGGCTTGCCGGAAAGACAGTTAAAAACTTTATATTTGGTAGATAATGAGCAAGACAGTATATATTACAGAAGGACTGGTCAAGGCACTGTTAGAGATCGCAAGCCGCCAAGATCCTCAACCAGTCTCAGTTGATCTGGGAGCAACGAAAGCAAGGGAATATAACGATGTATCAGATAAACTCGGTGCAGAGACGCTGATTCTGACGGACATGTATATGCCAACAGACCAGCAGTCGGTCAGTGCCGTGTTCGGCATGGACATCTCCACTCCTGCAGGCCGGACATATGGTCGGTTTGTTTCTCATCCAGATGGAACGCTCGGTCTCACAACAAAGGATAACTTACATGAGATTGTGATTGTTGCAGTCCCTCCGTGGAATCAAAAGCAAATTAAGGCATTTGATCGGAAGGGAAAGGCCATGTCGATGGAAATGTTAGATGTGGATCTGCCAGAGAGCGAAATTGATCTCAAAGGGCATTGATGAATATCAATCATGAGGTCGTAGCGTTCAAGAGACCGACGATACAAGTATAAGTCAATATGGGGGCACGGCCGCCGACCAACGACAACGAAGACCCGGAGATGATTGAGTTCGGTATCGCAGCTATTGACGCTCGGTTGAAGGATTCAACACTATCATACCCGGCGACAGCAGAGGAAGTAGCCACTGCAGTAGGGACCTCCGAAGTACCCTATGACGCGAAGGGAAGATCAGTGGCTATTGAAAAAGTGCTCGAAGAGACAGGAAAAGAAGAGTTCGGAAATCGTCAGGAGTTGATGAATTCGTTACACGAAGTATTTGAGGAATACCGAGAAAAAGACCCAGGAATGTTATCGCAGATCCGCTCAATGCTTCCATTCTGAGTCTTCTTCATCGTCTTCAACTTTCTCCTCAAGCCGTTCAATACGACGTCGCTGATCTCGGTGAAGAGAGACAACCATATCTGAAAGAAAGGCCAGCGTGAGCAACTGCATGCCAAGGAGAATACCTGCGGTCGCAACAACCGCAAGGACTTCATGAGCAATACCTTGTTCGATCCACCGATAGCCAACGAAACTTGCAACAGCTAAACCGGAGAGGAGAGCGAGTGTCCCGACACTACCGAAATAGAAGAATGGATTATTTGTTTTAGCTAGTCGGTAGAGAGTAACGATAATGACAGCGCCGTCACGAACGGGGCGAAGATTTGTTTCAGAGCCTTCTGGTCGGGGAAGGTAAGTAATTGGGACTTCAACGGTATCAATTCCCTCACGGACGCATTCAACGGCGATCTCAGTTTCAATGCCAAATCCTTCTGCCTGAAGATCGAGCCGTTTAGCGGAGCGTAATGTAAAGGCACGATATCCACTCAAAATGTCATGATGATCGCGGCGGTGGATAAGGCGATAGGCCCAGTTGATAAGACGATTACCAACTTGGTTGAGCCGTGTCATCGCACCGGGTCGCATATCTGCAAATCGATTACCAATAACATGTTTAGCGTCGCCAGAAAACAGTGGCTCTACCATTTTATCAGCATCTTCCGGACGGTACGTCCCGTCACCATCAACCATAAGCACATATGGACGGTCAATTAGGTCGAAAGCTTCGCGGACAGCCTGTCCTTTACCACTACCAGATTGCTCAACAACGCGTGCGCCGTGTTCAGAAGCTATTTCCTGTGTCTGATCATCGGAGCCACCATCGATGACAAAAACGTTCGTGTATCCCGCATCGTTGTAGCCATCGATGACATCACCGATTGTTTCTGCCTCATTCAATGTCGGAATCAGCACACACACCGCGTTCCGGTCAATCTCCGCCATTGGTCGAAAATCCTTCCGATAGCGATAAAATACTGGCGGTCTTGATCAAGTACGATATTCGTCCCTCAGATTGGCTCAATCTGAGAATGGTCAACAAGTTCAGTAAGTCGAAGAAATGCTTGCTCGGATCTGGTACATCCACAGCGTTCAACGATTGATCGGCACCACTCAATACGATTAAGAAGTATGTCTGAGTCGTAACTCGGGACACATAACCGGGATGCCGCAACAGTTGCTTCAATAACAGCAGCCCTCCCCCGGCGGATTACTGGGATATCCTGCCGAACGGTGTCTCCAGATTGAGGCGTAAACTGCCAATCAGTCCATTTGGTTCCCCCCTCTTCCCCGCGATTTATACATTCAGCATCAGCTCGAATCCACGCATTTGCAGATTCGAGAACGGGATTCGGTGTCTGATACATACCAAGAGAGGCTTCCACAAATACCAGAGGATCAGCGAGGATTTGAATGGTTCCGGATGTGGATCGAGAAAGATTTGAAGCAGTTACTGTTTGGCCCCATGTTCTAGCAGCTGCTGCTGTACCATCTCCATCCCGCAGTCCAATGGCAGCATGATGATATGTTCCGTCAGAGCATTTAGTGGAAATAATCGTCTCAACAACCCCGTCTAAGTCAACCGGCCATGTGTCAAGCGATCGATTCTCAGGATGGAAGCTAGATGGTAAGTCAGTCATTAAATATTGATGTCTCCTCGTTCTAAGGCAATAAATAATCCTCCGGCGAGCAGGTCAGCAGTCATGCCTGGATTAATCTGGCGCTCGGTAAGCTCTCCGGCAAAGGTACGTACTGACGCAAAATCGATAGTATCCCCCGGCGAGTCAGGAAGTAACTCCGCTGCTCGTTGCTTGACCTGGTGTGCTGTTTCTTCTCCATGTGCAACAGCGACTAATGTATCTGGTATCTCTGCAAGAAGTTGAAGATGAACAGTAGCGGTCCGCTTGGACAGGGATTGTGCTTGCGTTGTTTCAGCAAGCCAATCAGCAGCCATAAACGTGCGAGAAAACCCATGAAGGAGTTCATACGAAATACCGTTTCTGTCAGTGCTAGGTTCTAGGACATCCACCAGTGTGAGTCCTCGTGAACGTATCTCATCAATAGCCTCCGATCCCTTATTAGCGTCTGGTATATCTTCTGGAGGGTCAGGAATATTAACGTCAACATGATCGAAAGCAGCGTAAAATCCAGTAGCACCCTCAACTCCAGCCTTCTCTACAGTCGTGTTTGCTCGGGAGGGTGTCAACGCGCCAGTACTTGCTGTCTGAACCAGTGGCATCAACAACAAAATGGCACCAAATTGGGTGTTAGTATTGGTGTAGTCTGTCATGCCAGCAATGGCACGTTCAAATCCGCTACCAAAATCATTTGTCTCAACAGCGGTGGCAAACCCATCCTGTGCTCCGACAGCGCCAGCAAGAAAATGCTCGTATGAAAGCTCATCAAGATCGCGTTCGCGATCAACATTGCCAGGAGTAGGAGTACCAGAGACTTCTAGTAATAGCGCAAGTTCTGCATTATCAACGACGGAAGGCATGGTATAGTTAATTCTAGCCCGAGGGACTAAGACCTATCCTAAGCGTCTTGGAAGAGAGGCAAAATTATTTCAGACGATTGAGAAGCGATTCTATAGCCGTCAAGATCCGGCTTGCATCGGTGGGTGAGTCAATAGTAATGTCTGTACGGATAGTTGGTGGTTCAATATTCCGAGGATCAGATTCATCAAGAACAAACCCATCAGCAAACGGATAAGCGTCTGGCAGTCCTTCGGATGACGGAGAAAGTCCAACTGCGTCCATAAGTTTTGCTGCTGGACCGGAAAACACATCTGAACCGATAAATGGTGACACAGCGATAACCGTCGTAGATCGAAGCGCTTCTTGAAATCCATCGATGGCAAGCATCGGCCCGATACTTGTAACTGGATTAGATGGGCCAATAATAATGGTATCCGTCAATGCATCATTGACTTCTGATGACAGAGTAGCTGATTCGCCACCGCGAAATTCAACGTCAGAAACGTTTGGAGTACCATCACGAGCAACCCAGAATTCTTGAAAGTGCATAACGCCGGAAGGCGTATGAATAAGACTAGCAACAGGATCGTTTGCCATTGGAAGCACGGTGATGTCAATATCAAGCGCATCAGCTATTTGATGGGTTGTCTCGGTGAGAGAAGCTCCAGATTTGAGTTGCTGTGATCGATAGAGATGGATGGCTCGATCACGGTCAGAGATGTGCATAAACTCTGGTAGTGCAGCAAATCGTCGCCAGTGGGTCAGATCGTGGCCAGCTGTTTGCTGTTGATCGGAAAGGTACTGCGGGTCGGTAGAAACATCGGTCGCATCTTGGAGTTCTGTGAGTTGAGCATGTGTTGTGGCTGAGTCATCAGCAATACCCCACCAAGTGTCACGATCCAGCATATCAGCAGCCCAGTAAAGAACAGTATCAACATCGGGGGAGATGAATAGATCACCAAGGACAATATCATCTCCAGTATTCGCAATTACTGTTATTTCGTCAGGACTGTAGTGGGATTCCGCACCATCAAGTAGCTTTGGGGTGCCAGTGCCACCA
This portion of the Salinarchaeum sp. IM2453 genome encodes:
- the ilvC gene encoding ketol-acid reductoisomerase gives rise to the protein MTDEFTVPVYYDNDADRSNIENKTVAVLGYGSQGHAHAQNLNDSGIDVVVGLREGSSSREAARDAGLEVATPSSAAEQADIVSVLLPDTVQPDVYETAIKPNLEPGDTLQFAHGFNIHYNQIQPPEDVDVTMVAPKSPGHLVRRNYEQDEGTPALMAIYQDATGEAADEALAYAQGIGCARAGVIETSFQEEVESDLFGEQAVLCGGATALVKAGYDTLVENGYSPEIAYFECLNELKLIVDLMYEGGLAEMWDSVSDTAEYGGLSRGEEVVDETARENMEELLEEIQDGEFAREWINENQTGRPSYKQLYEQERNREIEDVGERLRELFAWEEDNE
- the ilvN gene encoding acetolactate synthase small subunit, with the protein product MSDESDPQALEGPAPDERPKPRGRRNKQGIRIDPDAQASPDPERAVLSALVKHKPGVLAQVASLFRRRQFNIESLTVGPTEDPSQARITLVIEEPRPGVQQAKKQLRKLVPVIAVRELKDNAVQRELALIKVDAESPDAVQSVAEMYGGQAVDAGQETVTVEITGSRPKLNAAVDAFERFGVREVTRTGTAAIARGTDWTAPVEDEWNAKVDNLPPVEADD
- the ilvB gene encoding biosynthetic-type acetolactate synthase large subunit, with translation MSEQAHVRPETETAAEQADNEQADTDEVSTGAESVIKALEQADVEYLFGIQGGAIMPVYDELHYSDELNHITMAHEQGAAHAADGYGMVSNDPGVCMATSGPGATNLITGIADAKMDSDPVVALTGQVATDFVGNDAFQEVDTTGITDPITKHNIFSADPEEVGNDVGEAIALSREGRPGPTLVDLPKDVTTTEVSEGPDVPSTPDTYEYRTEPDRGAVEDAARAIEQADKPLILAGGGVIKSEASKELREFATEYGIPITTTMPGLGSFPEDHKLSLEMAGMHGTGYANMAISHCDLLIGVGTRFDDRLTGGIETFAPNAEVVHIDIDPAEISKNIKADYPVVGDAGASVEAITDEMNTDPAIDDWRSQVMDWKDNFPMGYPTPDDRPVQPEFVVEATDEATDDDTIVVTGVGQHQMWACQYWTYKEPQTWVSSQGLGAMGYCVPAAIGARYAADDDQTVIGFDGDGSFLMTIQELTVAVREDLDITYVVLNNEYIGMVRQWQDAFFGGRHVASDYNWMPEFDKLAEAFGAAGFSIEEYDEVAETIQEAVEYDGPSVIDARIDPEANVYPMVPSGGNNAEFALSKNQL
- a CDS encoding LeuA family protein; its protein translation is MTPVRGVEFFKGTLDSTNEIDDARIFDTTLRDGEQSPRTSFSYEDKREIAALLDDMGTHVIEAGFPVNSDAEFEAVQDIAESTDTTVAGLARVVEKDIEAALDSGAEMVHTFVSTSDVQIEDSMHATREDVLERAVKSVEQIVDAGATCMFSPMDATRTDEQFLIEVIEAVTEAGTDWINIPDTTGVAAPRRMYDLIETVRAHTDARIDVHAHDDFGMATANAIAGFEAGADQAQVSVNSIGERAGNAAYEEVVMALESLYQVDTGIDTTRITELSRVVEEKSDVPTPANKPVVGRNAFSHESGIHAAGVIENSDTFEPGVMTPEMVGAERQLVLGKHTGTNSVRKRLAEAGFDPSEEQVKAVTRRVKDYGAEKNRVTVEELRRFAREIGVPREEEDEIHA
- a CDS encoding DUF5779 family protein, whose amino-acid sequence is MSDFGLDLQTVEQEIQNQQDATAREDEKTKNTEDTGEETRRIVLDVLDGTANTDEWTSLVQSGTPLVLAVEGDIEEGASPFVREIVEMGGDIVHFRSFLIVVPPEVEIDNSRL
- the aglJ gene encoding S-layer glycoprotein N-glycosyltransferase AglJ codes for the protein MAEIDRNAVCVLIPTLNEAETIGDVIDGYNDAGYTNVFVIDGGSDDQTQEIASEHGARVVEQSGSGKGQAVREAFDLIDRPYVLMVDGDGTYRPEDADKMVEPLFSGDAKHVIGNRFADMRPGAMTRLNQVGNRLINWAYRLIHRRDHHDILSGYRAFTLRSAKRLDLQAEGFGIETEIAVECVREGIDTVEVPITYLPRPEGSETNLRPVRDGAVIIVTLYRLAKTNNPFFYFGSVGTLALLSGLAVASFVGYRWIEQGIAHEVLAVVATAGILLGMQLLTLAFLSDMVVSLHRDQRRRIERLEEKVEDDEEDSEWKH
- a CDS encoding DUF447 domain-containing protein, producing MTDLPSSFHPENRSLDTWPVDLDGVVETIISTKCSDGTYHHAAIGLRDGDGTAAAARTWGQTVTASNLSRSTSGTIQILADPLVFVEASLGMYQTPNPVLESANAWIRADAECINRGEEGGTKWTDWQFTPQSGDTVRQDIPVIRRGRAAVIEATVAASRLCVPSYDSDILLNRIEWCRSIVERCGCTRSEQAFLRLTELVDHSQIEPI
- a CDS encoding triphosphoribosyl-dephospho-CoA synthase, with protein sequence MPSVVDNAELALLLEVSGTPTPGNVDRERDLDELSYEHFLAGAVGAQDGFATAVETNDFGSGFERAIAGMTDYTNTNTQFGAILLLMPLVQTASTGALTPSRANTTVEKAGVEGATGFYAAFDHVDVNIPDPPEDIPDANKGSEAIDEIRSRGLTLVDVLEPSTDRNGISYELLHGFSRTFMAADWLAETTQAQSLSKRTATVHLQLLAEIPDTLVAVAHGEETAHQVKQRAAELLPDSPGDTIDFASVRTFAGELTERQINPGMTADLLAGGLFIALERGDINI
- the cofD gene encoding 2-phospho-L-lactate transferase, which gives rise to MVTFLSGGTGTPKLLDGAESHYSPDEITVIANTGDDIVLGDLFISPDVDTVLYWAADMLDRDTWWGIADDSATTHAQLTELQDATDVSTDPQYLSDQQQTAGHDLTHWRRFAALPEFMHISDRDRAIHLYRSQQLKSGASLTETTHQIADALDIDITVLPMANDPVASLIHTPSGVMHFQEFWVARDGTPNVSDVEFRGGESATLSSEVNDALTDTIIIGPSNPVTSIGPMLAIDGFQEALRSTTVIAVSPFIGSDVFSGPAAKLMDAVGLSPSSEGLPDAYPFADGFVLDESDPRNIEPPTIRTDITIDSPTDASRILTAIESLLNRLK